One Elaeis guineensis isolate ETL-2024a chromosome 10, EG11, whole genome shotgun sequence genomic window carries:
- the LOC105052884 gene encoding LOW QUALITY PROTEIN: protein MIZU-KUSSEI 1 (The sequence of the model RefSeq protein was modified relative to this genomic sequence to represent the inferred CDS: inserted 2 bases in 2 codons): MRMIDLGSHGGPLGIIDTSTAVDCTKDVRFRRSFRSLVECMVPCCGFQPAADDSSDTXSSTTTVTGTFFGYRRGRVSFCLHDDSSSSSRAAAPLLLLEFAVPTAYLAREMQHGLLRIALECDRARARSASLFGVSAWSMYCNGRKMGFAVRRQMSEGDAAVFKLMQSISVGAGVLPGESKSGDGDLMFLRASFKRVVGSMDSESFHMINPXGSTGQQLSIFLLRT, translated from the exons ATGAGAATGATAGACTTGGGCAGCCACGGCGGCCCCCTCGGCATCATCGACACGTCGACCGCCGTCGACTGCACCAAGGACGTCCGCTTCCGCCGCTCCTTCCGCTCCCTCGTCGAGTGCATGGTCCCATGCTGCGGCTTCCAGCCCGCCGCCGACGACTCCTCCGACA CCTCCTCCACCACCACCGTCACCGGTACCTTCTTCGGCTACCGCCGCGGCCGCGTCAGCTTCTGCCTCCACGAtgactcctcctcctcctcccgcgCCGCCGCCCCACTCCTCCTCCTCGAATTCGCCGTCCCCACCGCCTACCTCGCCCGGGAGATGCAGCACGGCCTGCTCCGCATCGCGCTCGAGTGCGACCGGGCTCGCGCCCGCTCCGCCTCGCTCTTCGGCGTGTCGGCGTGGTCGATGTACTGCAACGGCCGGAAGATGGGCTTCGCCGTCCGGCGGCAGATGAGCGAGGGGGATGCGGCGGTATTTAAGCTCATGCAGTCGATATCGGTCGGCGCCGGAGTTCTCCCCGGCGAGTCCAAGTCCGGCGACGGGGACCTCATGTTCCTCAGGGCGAGTTTTAAGCGAGTCGTTGGCTCGATGGACTCGGAGTCGTTTCATATGATAAACC GGGGAAGCACCGGGCAGCAGTTAAGTATTTTTCTCTTAAGAACGTAG